A genome region from Nymphalis io chromosome Z, ilAglIoxx1.1, whole genome shotgun sequence includes the following:
- the LOC126780796 gene encoding keratin-associated protein 10-6-like isoform X1: MISCKVIVTLLITILATENIVVQGLQRMARTCSAKCKGNDCHSKCLGSMSTSMAVGFNSTAMTTGDLSSVECYGPFCEAKCEGVLNICTSKCFGRVCHSKCQAGSCLTLSNGPSARASCTGHQCRSNCTGINCLSECHGTSCISECHSKKCEARCIGSLCKSLCSGYNCHKTMN; this comes from the exons ATGATATCTTGTAAGGTCATAGTCACATTATTGATTACG ATATTAGCTACTGAAAATATTGTAGTACAAGGATTACAGAga ATGGCTAGGACATGTTCTGCAAAG TGCAAAGGAAATGATTGTCACTCAAAA TGCCTGGGTAGCATGTCCACTTCAATG GCAGTAGGTTTTAACTCAACGGCTATG acaacTGGAGATCTCTCCTCAGTCGAA TGCTATGGGCCATTTTGTGAAGCAAAG TGCGAAggtgttttaaatatttgtacgtCGAag tgTTTTGGGCGAGTTTGCCATTCAAag TGCCAAGCCGGATCTTGTTTGACCTTG agtaATGGACCTTCAGCAAGAGCGAGC TGCACAGGACATCAATGCAGATCTAAT tGCACAGGAATCAACTGCTTATCAGAG TGTCATGGAACGAGCTGCATTTCAGag tgTCATTCAAAGAAGTGTGAAGCACGC TGCATCGGATCGTTGTGTAAATCattg tgCTCTGGATACAATTGTCATAAGACGATGAACTAA
- the LOC126780796 gene encoding keratin-associated protein 10-6-like isoform X2, producing MISCKVIVTLLITILATENIVVQGLQRCKGNDCHSKCLGSMSTSMAVGFNSTAMTTGDLSSVECYGPFCEAKCEGVLNICTSKCFGRVCHSKCQAGSCLTLSNGPSARASCTGHQCRSNCTGINCLSECHGTSCISECHSKKCEARCIGSLCKSLCSGYNCHKTMN from the exons ATGATATCTTGTAAGGTCATAGTCACATTATTGATTACG ATATTAGCTACTGAAAATATTGTAGTACAAGGATTACAGAga TGCAAAGGAAATGATTGTCACTCAAAA TGCCTGGGTAGCATGTCCACTTCAATG GCAGTAGGTTTTAACTCAACGGCTATG acaacTGGAGATCTCTCCTCAGTCGAA TGCTATGGGCCATTTTGTGAAGCAAAG TGCGAAggtgttttaaatatttgtacgtCGAag tgTTTTGGGCGAGTTTGCCATTCAAag TGCCAAGCCGGATCTTGTTTGACCTTG agtaATGGACCTTCAGCAAGAGCGAGC TGCACAGGACATCAATGCAGATCTAAT tGCACAGGAATCAACTGCTTATCAGAG TGTCATGGAACGAGCTGCATTTCAGag tgTCATTCAAAGAAGTGTGAAGCACGC TGCATCGGATCGTTGTGTAAATCattg tgCTCTGGATACAATTGTCATAAGACGATGAACTAA
- the LOC126780796 gene encoding keratin-associated protein 10-6-like isoform X3 translates to MISCKVIVTLLITILATENIVVQGLQRCLGSMSTSMAVGFNSTAMTTGDLSSVECYGPFCEAKCEGVLNICTSKCFGRVCHSKCQAGSCLTLSNGPSARASCTGHQCRSNCTGINCLSECHGTSCISECHSKKCEARCIGSLCKSLCSGYNCHKTMN, encoded by the exons ATGATATCTTGTAAGGTCATAGTCACATTATTGATTACG ATATTAGCTACTGAAAATATTGTAGTACAAGGATTACAGAga TGCCTGGGTAGCATGTCCACTTCAATG GCAGTAGGTTTTAACTCAACGGCTATG acaacTGGAGATCTCTCCTCAGTCGAA TGCTATGGGCCATTTTGTGAAGCAAAG TGCGAAggtgttttaaatatttgtacgtCGAag tgTTTTGGGCGAGTTTGCCATTCAAag TGCCAAGCCGGATCTTGTTTGACCTTG agtaATGGACCTTCAGCAAGAGCGAGC TGCACAGGACATCAATGCAGATCTAAT tGCACAGGAATCAACTGCTTATCAGAG TGTCATGGAACGAGCTGCATTTCAGag tgTCATTCAAAGAAGTGTGAAGCACGC TGCATCGGATCGTTGTGTAAATCattg tgCTCTGGATACAATTGTCATAAGACGATGAACTAA